Proteins from one Helicobacteraceae bacterium genomic window:
- a CDS encoding LPP20 family lipoprotein: protein MRFAALIVLALIGIGVIACADKAGSTAAAPPKWVSGASDYPSSRYITGIGSGITRDIAADRARNDLAKTISVSVESAERSKTSSALKGEFESAFSSAVNVRVSQTVGGVEIAERYYDETNKIYYALAVLDRAKNAMRLGAELSQKELEVGVLLNEANVESDPLNKVKALSLANRLLNERREIAAILAVIDAMPPSAYKGQSDILASRRAALRSVKFSVGGDYEGKKLLSEAISAIGFTLTEQDKSDYQAIGYFKNDVRAENGWQWARAVLETEIVDYEYGTTRRAFILEVKESSQTAQTAQARALEALRNNLAERLLDAIVAEVGD, encoded by the coding sequence ATGCGTTTTGCGGCGTTAATTGTTTTGGCGTTAATAGGGATCGGGGTTATCGCGTGCGCCGACAAAGCGGGATCGACCGCCGCCGCGCCGCCTAAATGGGTAAGCGGCGCTAGCGACTATCCGTCGAGCCGCTATATAACGGGAATTGGCAGCGGAATTACGCGGGATATAGCCGCCGATCGCGCGAGAAACGATCTAGCTAAAACAATCAGCGTCAGCGTCGAGAGCGCGGAGCGCTCAAAAACTTCCAGCGCCTTAAAAGGGGAGTTTGAAAGCGCCTTTTCTAGCGCGGTAAACGTTCGCGTCAGCCAAACTGTCGGCGGCGTGGAGATCGCCGAGCGCTATTACGACGAAACAAATAAGATATATTACGCTTTGGCGGTTTTGGATCGCGCTAAAAACGCTATGAGGCTTGGCGCGGAGCTTTCGCAAAAAGAGCTTGAGGTTGGCGTTTTGCTAAACGAGGCTAACGTCGAAAGCGACCCGCTTAATAAGGTGAAAGCGTTAAGTCTCGCGAATAGATTGTTAAACGAGCGGCGCGAGATCGCCGCGATCTTGGCGGTGATCGACGCCATGCCGCCGTCGGCGTATAAAGGTCAAAGCGATATTCTAGCTAGCAGACGCGCCGCTTTGCGATCCGTAAAGTTCTCGGTGGGCGGCGATTACGAAGGCAAAAAGCTGTTATCAGAAGCGATTAGCGCTATCGGTTTTACGCTTACCGAGCAGGATAAAAGCGATTATCAGGCGATCGGTTATTTCAAAAACGACGTTCGCGCCGAGAACGGCTGGCAGTGGGCGCGCGCCGTTCTTGAAACCGAGATTGTCGATTACGAATACGGAACGACGAGGCGCGCGTTTATCCTAGAGGTCAAAGAGTCGTCGCAAACCGCGCAAACCGCGCAAGCGCGCGCGCTTGAAGCGTTGCGAAACAATCTAGCCGAGAGGTTGCTAGACGCGATTGTTGCGGAGGTTGGCGATTGA